Proteins encoded within one genomic window of Acidithiobacillus sp. AMEEHan:
- a CDS encoding MBL fold metallo-hydrolase — MEISFHGAAGGVTGSCHHLQIGERQILVDCGIFQGEGDIAKENAADFGFTPKDIDYLLLTHAHLDHCGRIPLLVKRGFRGEIICTAATRDLARLVMLDSAGLAAEEAKRANRHASRHGDELQEPLYEVQDVLDAMDQFGRLAKYDEPIELCPEITVRFGDAGHILGSAWVYLDAEEGGKRQRFVFSGDLGNAGKPIIRSPSPAPEVDVVVMECTYGDRLHKAMQPSIGELRDAILDTLQRGGNAIIPTFALERAQDLLYFLREMIEAGKLPKQLPVFLDSPMAISATEIFRRHPECFNATTGKIFQGGVDPFALPNLHFTRETAESMQINQIRGGAVIMAGSGMASGGRVTHHLKHNLWRADSSVIFVGYAAQGTLARRIIDGAKTVRIFGEEIQVRAKVHTIGGFSAHADHDELLRWYGSEQRPANTFLVHGEDNGREGIAKVLRERNLRYHCPVIGDHYSL, encoded by the coding sequence ATGGAAATTTCTTTTCATGGCGCGGCGGGCGGTGTCACCGGCTCTTGTCACCACCTGCAGATTGGCGAGCGCCAGATCCTGGTGGATTGTGGGATTTTTCAGGGGGAAGGGGACATTGCCAAGGAAAATGCCGCCGATTTCGGTTTTACGCCCAAGGACATCGATTATCTGTTGCTGACCCACGCGCACCTGGACCACTGCGGACGCATTCCTCTGCTCGTCAAGCGCGGCTTTCGCGGTGAAATCATCTGCACTGCAGCCACCCGGGACTTGGCGCGCCTGGTGATGCTCGACTCCGCCGGACTCGCTGCCGAAGAGGCGAAACGAGCCAACCGGCACGCTTCGCGGCATGGTGACGAGCTGCAAGAGCCCCTCTATGAGGTGCAGGATGTGCTGGACGCCATGGACCAATTCGGTCGCCTAGCCAAATACGACGAGCCCATCGAGTTGTGTCCAGAGATTACCGTACGCTTCGGTGATGCCGGCCACATCCTCGGCTCCGCGTGGGTGTATCTCGACGCCGAGGAAGGCGGCAAACGGCAACGTTTTGTCTTTTCCGGTGACCTGGGCAATGCGGGAAAACCCATCATCCGCAGCCCCAGCCCGGCGCCCGAGGTCGATGTCGTGGTGATGGAATGCACTTACGGCGATCGCTTGCACAAGGCCATGCAGCCCTCCATCGGCGAGTTGCGGGATGCCATCCTCGATACCCTACAGCGTGGTGGGAATGCCATCATTCCCACCTTCGCCCTCGAGCGTGCCCAGGATCTGCTCTATTTTCTGCGCGAGATGATCGAGGCTGGCAAACTGCCGAAACAACTGCCGGTATTTCTCGACTCCCCTATGGCCATCTCCGCTACCGAGATCTTTCGCCGCCATCCGGAATGTTTCAATGCCACGACCGGGAAGATTTTTCAGGGCGGTGTCGATCCCTTCGCGCTGCCCAATCTGCACTTCACCCGGGAGACGGCGGAATCGATGCAGATCAACCAAATCAGAGGGGGAGCAGTGATCATGGCCGGCTCCGGTATGGCCAGTGGTGGCCGCGTTACCCATCATCTCAAACACAACCTCTGGCGCGCCGACAGCAGCGTCATCTTCGTCGGCTATGCAGCACAAGGAACTCTGGCCCGGCGGATCATCGATGGTGCCAAGACCGTGCGGATCTTTGGCGAAGAAATCCAGGTGCGCGCCAAGGTGCATACGATCGGCGGCTTCTCTGCCCATGCCGATCACGACGAACTCCTACGCTGGTACGGGTCCGAACAACGCCCTGCAAATACCTTTCTGGTCCACGGCGAAGACAACGGTCGTGAGGGTATCGCCAAGGTGCTGCGCGAGCGCAATCTGCGCTACCACTGCCCGGTCATTGGAGATCATTATTCCCTCTAA
- the nth gene encoding endonuclease III → MDAHTIANCFAALRAAIPQPRTELHYASPFQLLVAVVLSAQSTDKAVNQCTAKLFAVAPDAQGLWDLGEERIREHIRHLGLFNTKARNVHALAGIILRDYQGEVPRDRQALESLPGVGRKTANVVLNTVFAEPTIAVDTHIFRVANRTGIAPGETPRAVEDQLMRVVPQEFVLDAHHLLILHGRYTCTARKPRCGACVLHDCCAWPNKNLD, encoded by the coding sequence ATGGACGCACATACCATAGCAAACTGTTTTGCCGCCCTGCGGGCGGCAATTCCCCAGCCGCGCACGGAACTACACTACGCCTCCCCGTTTCAACTCTTGGTTGCCGTGGTTTTGTCGGCGCAGAGTACCGACAAAGCGGTGAACCAGTGCACAGCCAAACTCTTCGCCGTTGCGCCCGATGCGCAGGGGCTATGGGATCTGGGCGAAGAAAGAATTCGAGAACACATACGGCATCTCGGACTCTTCAACACTAAGGCGCGAAATGTTCATGCCCTGGCAGGAATCATCCTGCGCGACTATCAAGGAGAAGTTCCGCGAGATCGTCAGGCATTGGAATCGTTGCCTGGCGTCGGACGCAAAACCGCCAATGTCGTCCTCAACACGGTCTTTGCTGAACCCACGATTGCCGTCGATACGCATATTTTTCGCGTGGCCAATCGCACCGGCATTGCCCCGGGAGAAACCCCGCGCGCCGTTGAAGACCAGTTGATGCGTGTAGTACCCCAAGAATTTGTGCTCGATGCGCATCACCTGCTGATCCTACACGGCCGCTACACCTGTACTGCACGCAAACCCCGCTGCGGCGCCTGTGTCTTGCACGACTGCTGCGCTTGGCCCAACAAAAATCTTGACTGA
- a CDS encoding FIST C-terminal domain-containing protein, whose amino-acid sequence MAFEKLAGPVSGALIVFSPGHLPQPRVALQRLARRLACLQIRAGSFPGVISDHGSALGRAACAVLLFSSPLGLGEHGSNTLLWAGSQDLNAGELPAEEDATMGVITSKHSWFWQHPQRRPLLRTALLGPLQHQQEISSGISPLTELFPYFRQEGALLLQLERFSALPLLARNIPFALREARRLPLEQLLVAERDAQARIRYLHIVATDSNRSGLWLERPLRANSQVFLAWRNPDAALRDTRVILEATRQRGMPHFAWLSYSSSRAMGFSPPAGDELTLWHEYFPNCPLLGAFAHAELVTNAGGLELHRFGMVMDLFYRQETRDA is encoded by the coding sequence ATGGCATTCGAGAAGCTTGCGGGGCCGGTGAGCGGGGCCCTCATTGTCTTCAGTCCGGGCCATCTGCCCCAACCGCGTGTAGCCCTGCAGCGTCTCGCAAGACGTCTAGCCTGTCTACAAATTCGGGCCGGATCCTTCCCCGGAGTCATCAGCGATCATGGCAGCGCACTGGGACGGGCGGCCTGTGCCGTATTACTGTTCTCTTCTCCTCTTGGACTCGGTGAGCACGGCAGCAACACGCTGCTCTGGGCTGGCTCACAGGACTTGAACGCGGGGGAGTTGCCCGCAGAAGAAGATGCGACGATGGGGGTGATTACCAGTAAACATTCCTGGTTCTGGCAACATCCCCAGCGCCGACCACTGCTGCGTACGGCTTTGCTGGGCCCGTTGCAGCACCAGCAGGAGATCTCCTCGGGCATCAGCCCACTGACGGAGCTGTTTCCGTATTTCCGCCAAGAGGGCGCATTGCTCCTGCAACTGGAGCGTTTTTCAGCATTGCCACTCCTCGCGCGCAACATCCCCTTTGCCTTGCGGGAAGCACGCAGGCTGCCCCTCGAGCAACTGCTCGTGGCGGAGCGCGATGCGCAAGCCCGTATCCGCTACCTGCACATTGTTGCAACCGATAGCAATCGCAGCGGCCTGTGGCTGGAGCGACCCCTGCGGGCGAATAGTCAGGTCTTTCTCGCCTGGCGCAATCCGGACGCGGCCTTGCGGGATACCCGGGTAATTTTGGAAGCAACCAGGCAGCGAGGCATGCCGCACTTCGCCTGGCTCAGCTACTCCTCTTCCCGCGCGATGGGTTTTTCCCCACCAGCGGGAGATGAGCTGACCTTGTGGCATGAGTATTTCCCCAACTGTCCCCTGTTAGGCGCCTTTGCCCACGCTGAGCTCGTCACCAACGCGGGCGGACTGGAGCTGCACCGCTTCGGCATGGTCATGGATCTCTTTTATCGGCAGGAGACCCGTGATGCTTGA
- a CDS encoding L,D-transpeptidase family protein yields the protein MVGEIRYLSARHEDTLADIARQQDIGYDALRAANPEVDPWLPKAGTQILIPSEYILPATSHRGIVINLPAMRLFYYPPHGNTVETFPIGIGREGWDTPTGTTTVIAKIRDPSWTPPASIRAEHAQNGDPLPAIVGPGPDNPLGQFALRLGWSGYLLHGTNKPYGVGMRVSHGCIRLLPNDIAALFAQVAPGTVVQVVDQPWLWGERDGSYYLQVFPAIQEKQGAANEQAFRRWLQEQIPAGLQISWEKALQVFREANGVPTLMAIRDPTASAG from the coding sequence ATGGTGGGAGAGATCCGCTATCTCAGCGCGCGCCACGAAGATACTTTGGCCGATATCGCTCGGCAACAGGACATTGGCTACGATGCTCTTCGTGCTGCCAACCCCGAGGTGGATCCCTGGCTACCTAAGGCGGGAACACAGATCCTGATCCCTAGTGAATATATCTTGCCCGCAACGTCGCACCGGGGGATTGTCATCAACCTGCCGGCGATGCGTCTGTTTTACTATCCGCCGCACGGCAACACCGTGGAAACCTTCCCCATTGGCATTGGCCGGGAGGGCTGGGACACTCCCACTGGCACCACTACGGTGATCGCCAAAATCCGCGATCCAAGCTGGACGCCTCCGGCCAGCATTCGCGCCGAACACGCGCAAAATGGCGATCCATTACCCGCCATTGTCGGCCCTGGTCCCGACAATCCGCTGGGGCAATTTGCGCTGCGTCTTGGCTGGAGCGGATATCTGCTGCACGGTACCAACAAACCCTACGGAGTGGGTATGCGGGTTAGTCACGGTTGCATTCGCCTCTTGCCGAACGACATTGCGGCATTATTTGCGCAGGTTGCGCCGGGCACCGTCGTGCAGGTCGTTGATCAACCCTGGCTCTGGGGCGAGCGCGACGGCTCCTATTATTTGCAGGTATTCCCGGCGATACAGGAAAAGCAGGGTGCAGCCAACGAGCAGGCCTTCCGTCGCTGGCTGCAGGAACAAATCCCGGCGGGACTACAGATATCGTGGGAAAAGGCGCTGCAGGTGTTTCGCGAGGCCAATGGAGTGCCGACACTCATGGCGATCCGTGATCCAACAGCCAGTGCAGGCTGA
- a CDS encoding Lpp/OprI family alanine-zipper lipoprotein encodes MSKLTTTLKVAALILPLGLAGCATNSDLAKVASKADAAQSTANEALAKANAAQNTANDALSKANAAQSTADQAMSTANAANQKAEEANEKVERMFKKAMMK; translated from the coding sequence ATGAGCAAGCTGACCACCACGTTGAAAGTTGCAGCCCTGATCCTGCCTTTGGGTCTGGCTGGCTGTGCCACCAACTCCGACCTCGCCAAGGTTGCTTCCAAGGCTGATGCCGCGCAGTCCACCGCCAACGAGGCGCTCGCCAAGGCCAATGCGGCGCAGAACACCGCCAATGACGCCCTGAGCAAGGCCAATGCCGCGCAGAGCACCGCTGACCAGGCGATGAGCACCGCCAACGCCGCCAATCAGAAGGCTGAAGAGGCCAACGAAAAGGTTGAGCGGATGTTCAAGAAGGCGATGATGAAGTAA
- a CDS encoding DUF2892 domain-containing protein, translating to MGIRPNMLPIERWLRLYFGVILLAIYFMNPFPYKEWTFSGLLLIATAATGYCPIYSLLRRRKRRDRSSAIAPGDGQGESAR from the coding sequence ATGGGGATCCGACCGAACATGCTGCCCATCGAGCGCTGGCTGCGCCTGTATTTTGGCGTCATCCTTCTCGCTATCTACTTCATGAACCCCTTCCCCTACAAGGAATGGACCTTCTCCGGCCTGCTCCTGATTGCCACCGCAGCGACCGGATATTGTCCGATCTACAGTCTCCTGCGGCGGCGCAAGAGGCGAGACAGGAGCTCAGCGATAGCGCCAGGTGACGGTCAGGGCGAGAGTGCGCGCTGA
- a CDS encoding TonB-dependent receptor translates to MNAGRLPVQAGFAALCSLSLLVSEYAQAEDLGTVQSGGTASTLAPALGENPPGHSASAFRLQQQQVETLAGPGGANADAALGFLPGVSYNAPDALNLANVQSANKGLRVRGETAQHGAGDLLAGVPLIAGFSGPGQWLVDQEDLRSVTLYAGAVPPFLTAAGTIAGVVDSDLLWPQAKSSWLLRQSIGSNWFSRSFLRWDSGLLPGGSSLFISGSFTRADAWRGNGYTPAGRGNVALAWQLPCTSGRLRLFYVHDDYRSDNYRPLTFAQSQDLARFGELGYNATPTSDPRSAEAAWYQGYNRQYFRDDALLLLWLQRLGRLGTVQLEPYGMKETGWYQRGLVQGTQPLVQRTDIDTWRWGLRLQWEKSLGPWRWQAGYWHDEKIAPHPATNSVLYAPTTGGGLRFLRWSLLSAPTRAERYDSLFAEQSWQSGALALTIGGRYLWDRLPSLQAYATSGVTADSLDPALAQAQPVAPLSVTGRTLGAFLPYLGFRWLLSEDWLLRANAGSNVASPGYDLWPAYQANVAAFRAAGLSIQSLWDAQRLQRSDQGDLALRWANDSGFVEVLGYYGIFHNKSVAVFDPLSQLLYPQNVGDGASFGASISGGWRFAAHWQIAGNGNYTRSIFRRDFRSLGGRTLAVAGLQTPDTPLWTGNFLLRYEKEDWRASLAGRYLGRRWADSLHQEPVPAYFLADLNAGHRWRWERQELDLDVWLYNLFDRRAIGFVNTGGLTVDTGANFYPLSARTLALTVTWRYR, encoded by the coding sequence ATGAATGCAGGTCGTCTACCTGTGCAGGCAGGTTTTGCTGCGCTGTGCTCGTTGTCATTGCTGGTCAGTGAGTATGCGCAAGCTGAGGATCTCGGTACGGTGCAGAGCGGTGGAACGGCGTCGACGCTGGCACCGGCTCTGGGAGAAAATCCCCCAGGCCACAGTGCCAGCGCCTTTCGTTTGCAGCAGCAACAAGTCGAGACGTTGGCTGGCCCCGGCGGGGCTAATGCCGACGCAGCATTGGGCTTTCTGCCCGGGGTTTCGTACAACGCGCCGGATGCCCTCAATCTTGCCAATGTGCAAAGTGCCAACAAGGGCTTGCGCGTGCGCGGTGAGACCGCCCAGCATGGCGCCGGCGATCTGCTCGCCGGCGTGCCCCTCATTGCTGGCTTTTCCGGTCCGGGCCAATGGCTGGTAGACCAGGAAGATCTGCGCAGCGTGACCCTTTATGCCGGTGCGGTGCCACCCTTTCTCACGGCAGCAGGGACGATCGCCGGGGTGGTGGACAGTGATCTGCTCTGGCCGCAGGCGAAGAGCTCGTGGCTGCTGCGGCAAAGCATTGGCAGTAACTGGTTTTCCCGAAGTTTTTTGCGTTGGGATAGCGGTCTCCTGCCCGGGGGATCCAGTCTCTTTATCTCTGGCTCTTTTACCCGTGCCGATGCTTGGCGCGGCAACGGTTACACGCCCGCGGGTCGCGGCAATGTCGCGTTGGCTTGGCAGCTGCCGTGCACCAGCGGGCGCCTGCGCCTCTTCTATGTGCATGACGACTATCGTAGCGACAATTACCGCCCCCTGACCTTCGCCCAGTCCCAAGATTTGGCCCGTTTCGGCGAGTTAGGATACAACGCCACCCCAACCTCTGATCCTCGCTCCGCCGAGGCCGCCTGGTACCAAGGCTATAACCGTCAATATTTTCGGGACGATGCCCTGCTGCTGCTCTGGCTGCAGCGTCTGGGCCGTCTGGGCACAGTGCAACTGGAGCCCTACGGCATGAAAGAAACGGGCTGGTACCAGCGAGGCCTGGTACAGGGGACGCAGCCTCTCGTCCAGCGTACTGATATCGATACCTGGCGCTGGGGTCTGCGACTGCAGTGGGAGAAAAGTCTGGGGCCCTGGCGCTGGCAAGCGGGCTATTGGCATGACGAAAAGATCGCACCGCACCCGGCCACCAACAGTGTTCTGTATGCGCCGACCACCGGCGGTGGCCTGCGGTTCTTGCGCTGGTCACTGCTCAGTGCTCCCACCCGTGCGGAGCGCTACGACAGTCTTTTTGCCGAACAATCCTGGCAGTCCGGCGCGCTGGCGCTGACCATTGGCGGGCGTTATCTCTGGGATCGGCTGCCGAGTTTGCAGGCCTACGCAACCAGCGGGGTTACCGCCGATTCTCTCGACCCTGCATTGGCGCAGGCGCAGCCCGTTGCGCCGCTCTCGGTTACCGGCCGCACCCTGGGCGCCTTCTTACCCTATCTGGGCTTCCGCTGGTTGCTCAGCGAGGATTGGCTCTTGCGTGCCAACGCTGGGAGCAACGTGGCTTCCCCCGGCTACGACCTCTGGCCGGCTTATCAGGCCAATGTTGCCGCGTTTCGCGCGGCGGGTCTTTCGATTCAGTCCTTGTGGGATGCCCAGCGACTGCAACGCTCGGACCAAGGCGATTTGGCGCTCCGCTGGGCCAACGATTCAGGCTTTGTCGAAGTTCTGGGGTATTACGGTATCTTCCATAACAAATCGGTGGCCGTTTTCGATCCCCTGTCACAATTGCTCTACCCGCAAAACGTCGGTGACGGTGCCAGCTTCGGCGCCAGTATCAGCGGCGGGTGGCGCTTTGCCGCGCACTGGCAGATCGCCGGCAACGGCAACTATACCCGCAGCATATTCCGCCGCGACTTCCGGTCGCTGGGCGGCCGGACCCTGGCGGTTGCCGGTCTGCAGACTCCGGACACGCCTTTGTGGACCGGGAATTTCCTGCTCCGCTACGAAAAGGAAGATTGGCGTGCTTCTTTGGCCGGACGTTATCTAGGGAGACGTTGGGCCGACAGCCTGCACCAAGAGCCAGTGCCCGCCTATTTTCTCGCAGATCTCAATGCCGGCCATCGCTGGCGCTGGGAGCGTCAGGAACTGGACCTGGATGTCTGGCTCTACAACCTCTTCGACCGCCGTGCCATCGGCTTCGTCAACACCGGTGGTTTGACGGTAGACACCGGGGCAAATTTTTACCCCCTCTCAGCGCGCACTCTCGCCCTGACCGTCACCTGGCGCTATCGCTGA
- a CDS encoding peptidylprolyl isomerase, with translation MEQVVLRTNHGDIQIELDDAKAPKTVANFLQYVDEGFFDGTIFHRVIPGFMIQGGGFNEKMQQKNTHDSIKNEADNGLKNERGTLAMARTNDPHSATAQFFINLVDNDFLNFRSASGSGWGYAVFGKVTSGMEVVDAIAKVATGNHGMHQDVPKEAVVIEKAERIA, from the coding sequence ATGGAACAAGTGGTACTGCGCACCAATCACGGCGACATTCAGATCGAACTGGATGACGCCAAGGCCCCCAAAACCGTCGCCAACTTCCTGCAATATGTCGACGAAGGTTTCTTTGACGGAACCATCTTCCATCGGGTGATACCGGGTTTCATGATACAGGGCGGTGGTTTCAACGAGAAAATGCAGCAGAAAAACACCCACGACTCGATCAAGAATGAGGCGGACAACGGCCTGAAGAATGAGCGTGGCACCCTGGCCATGGCGCGCACCAACGATCCGCACTCCGCTACAGCGCAGTTCTTCATCAACCTGGTGGACAACGATTTCCTCAATTTCCGCTCTGCCTCGGGCAGCGGCTGGGGCTACGCGGTCTTCGGCAAGGTCACTTCCGGGATGGAGGTGGTCGACGCGATTGCCAAGGTGGCCACTGGCAACCATGGCATGCACCAGGATGTCCCGAAGGAAGCCGTGGTGATCGAAAAGGCCGAACGTATCGCCTGA
- a CDS encoding UDP-2,3-diacylglucosamine diphosphatase encodes MHLAPAALAQRQGDLFCLSDLHLGPQRPELTERFLRFCQEIPAGVSDLCILGDLFDFWVHRAQAQEEPQNCVLRALQAVRAEGIRVWLMPGNRDFALAPSVLAEFGIAALPDPTLLPGGIVLTHGDLLCTQDHRYLRFRRIIRNPLLLRLLRTLPYSVLLGIGRRLRRSSQKELQKKTFTMMQATDNGIAMAIRGEGVFASSSAPYRILVHGHTHQAIDEDLPALNAHRFVLSDWQTTGATLLRCSATGECALWHYPPR; translated from the coding sequence GTGCACCTGGCGCCAGCCGCCCTCGCGCAGCGGCAGGGGGACCTCTTCTGCCTCTCCGACCTGCACCTCGGCCCACAGCGACCGGAGCTGACCGAACGCTTCTTGCGCTTTTGTCAGGAGATTCCGGCGGGCGTCAGTGATCTCTGCATTCTGGGCGACCTCTTCGACTTCTGGGTGCACCGCGCGCAGGCGCAGGAAGAACCGCAGAACTGCGTGCTGCGGGCCCTGCAAGCGGTGCGGGCGGAGGGTATTCGCGTCTGGTTGATGCCTGGCAATCGCGACTTTGCCCTGGCTCCCTCGGTCCTAGCGGAGTTCGGGATTGCAGCGTTACCCGATCCGACCCTGCTTCCGGGCGGGATCGTCCTGACCCACGGAGACCTACTCTGCACCCAGGACCACCGCTATCTGCGCTTTCGCCGGATCATCCGCAACCCTCTACTGCTCCGCCTCTTGCGTACCCTGCCCTATTCCGTCCTGCTGGGAATCGGCCGTCGTTTACGACGCAGCAGCCAAAAGGAGTTGCAGAAAAAGACGTTCACCATGATGCAGGCGACAGACAATGGCATCGCCATGGCGATCCGGGGAGAGGGCGTCTTTGCCAGCTCTTCTGCGCCCTATCGTATCCTCGTTCACGGTCACACCCACCAAGCCATCGATGAAGATCTTCCAGCTCTTAACGCGCATCGCTTTGTGCTCAGCGACTGGCAGACGACGGGTGCCACCTTGCTGCGCTGCTCGGCAACGGGCGAGTGTGCGCTTTGGCACTATCCACCGCGCTAG
- a CDS encoding aspartate kinase has product MALIVQKFGGTSVGNIERIQAVADRVLATRAAGHEVVVVVSAMSGETDRLLRLAHEIDSQPHPRELDTLLSTGEQVTIALLAMALHSKGQAALSLTGAQVPIETDSAHNKARIERIDGARLRAALAAGQVVIVAGFQGVNPQGDITTLGRGGSDTTAVALAAALQADECAIYTDVDGIYTTDPRVEGKARRLDRITYEEMLEMASLGAKVLQTRSVEFAMNYQVPVRVLSSFADGPGTLVTSEENCMEAPRVSGIAFSRNEAKITVVAVPDRPGIASAILGPISAANINVDVILQNISEDGKTDFTFTVERNDFERAMGILRGVANELGAEDVRGDTGIVKVSAVGVGMRSHAGIAASMFAALAQENINIQMISTSEIKISVVIAEKYLELAVRALHSAFGLEKAAP; this is encoded by the coding sequence ATGGCGCTCATCGTACAGAAATTCGGCGGCACTTCCGTCGGCAACATCGAACGGATTCAGGCAGTAGCAGATCGGGTATTGGCGACTCGGGCCGCGGGGCACGAGGTGGTGGTGGTCGTGTCGGCCATGTCTGGCGAGACCGACCGCCTGCTCAGGCTCGCGCACGAGATCGATTCTCAGCCGCACCCTCGCGAGCTCGATACCCTGCTCAGTACGGGCGAGCAGGTTACCATCGCGCTGCTGGCGATGGCCCTGCACAGCAAGGGACAAGCGGCCCTGTCTCTCACTGGCGCGCAGGTACCCATCGAGACCGATAGCGCACACAACAAGGCACGCATTGAACGCATCGACGGTGCACGTCTGCGGGCAGCTTTGGCCGCCGGGCAAGTGGTGATCGTCGCCGGGTTTCAAGGCGTCAATCCGCAGGGTGACATCACCACCCTCGGGCGGGGCGGTTCGGATACCACCGCCGTGGCCTTGGCAGCGGCATTGCAGGCCGATGAATGCGCCATCTACACCGACGTCGATGGCATCTACACCACCGATCCACGGGTGGAAGGCAAGGCCCGTCGCCTGGACCGGATCACCTACGAGGAAATGCTGGAAATGGCGAGTCTGGGTGCCAAGGTCCTGCAGACCCGTTCGGTGGAGTTTGCCATGAATTACCAGGTGCCAGTGCGCGTCCTTTCTTCGTTTGCAGATGGTCCCGGCACCCTTGTTACCAGTGAGGAAAACTGTATGGAAGCCCCCCGCGTATCGGGTATCGCCTTCTCCCGCAATGAGGCCAAGATCACCGTCGTCGCCGTTCCCGATCGTCCAGGCATCGCCTCCGCCATCCTCGGCCCGATCTCGGCGGCCAACATCAACGTCGATGTCATCCTGCAAAACATCTCCGAGGACGGCAAGACCGACTTCACCTTTACCGTCGAGCGCAACGACTTCGAACGCGCTATGGGTATTCTGCGTGGCGTCGCCAACGAACTGGGGGCGGAAGACGTGCGCGGCGATACCGGCATCGTCAAGGTATCGGCGGTGGGGGTGGGCATGCGCTCCCACGCCGGCATCGCCGCCAGCATGTTCGCCGCCCTAGCCCAGGAAAACATCAATATCCAGATGATTTCCACCTCGGAAATCAAGATCTCGGTGGTCATCGCCGAAAAATATCTGGAGCTCGCCGTGCGCGCCTTGCACAGCGCATTCGGTCTGGAAAAGGCGGCACCCTGA
- a CDS encoding aspartate aminotransferase family protein: MALMNNYTRLPVAFVRGEGVWLYDESGRKYLDALAGIAVCGLGHSHPAVTAALQEQAGKLLHTSNLYQIPEQAALSDDLCRLSGLDAVLFCNSGAEANEAAIKLARLHGHARGIAEPKILVFTQSFHGRTLAALTATGNRKIQEGFAPLVAGFVRAPYGDLATVRGMLSADPDIAAVLAEPVQGEGGVRPAPAGFLRGLRELCDEHQALLLCDEVQTGIGRTGRYFAFQHEEGLLPDVLCLAKGLGNGVPIGAIVARQAAADLFGPGKHGSTFGGGPLVCAAARAVLRTMEAEDIPAHAAAVGELLQGRLRERFRGHPAVEEVRGLGLMVGVVLRQEPKDFVRRALDAGVLLNVTAGRVIRLLPPLIFGPAEIDLLVDTLAKLLQEEA; the protein is encoded by the coding sequence ATGGCATTGATGAACAACTACACGCGCCTGCCCGTCGCCTTCGTGCGCGGCGAGGGGGTGTGGCTCTACGACGAAAGCGGACGTAAATACCTCGATGCCCTAGCGGGGATCGCCGTCTGCGGCCTGGGTCATAGCCATCCGGCGGTAACCGCTGCCTTGCAGGAGCAAGCCGGCAAACTCCTGCACACCTCCAATCTGTACCAGATCCCCGAACAGGCGGCTCTGAGCGACGACCTGTGCCGTTTGAGTGGCCTTGATGCGGTGCTGTTTTGCAACAGTGGCGCCGAGGCCAACGAGGCGGCCATCAAGCTCGCCCGCCTGCATGGCCATGCGCGCGGCATTGCCGAACCCAAGATCCTGGTCTTTACCCAGTCCTTCCACGGCCGCACTTTGGCAGCGCTCACCGCCACCGGCAATCGCAAGATTCAGGAGGGCTTTGCCCCGTTGGTGGCAGGTTTCGTACGCGCCCCCTACGGCGATCTAGCGACGGTACGGGGCATGCTCAGCGCCGATCCGGATATTGCCGCCGTACTTGCCGAACCGGTACAGGGCGAGGGCGGAGTACGCCCTGCCCCGGCTGGATTTTTGCGCGGACTGCGTGAGCTCTGCGATGAACACCAGGCGCTCCTGCTCTGCGATGAGGTACAGACCGGCATTGGCCGCACCGGGCGCTATTTTGCGTTTCAGCATGAGGAAGGCCTACTGCCGGACGTGCTTTGTCTAGCCAAAGGCTTGGGTAATGGCGTCCCCATTGGCGCCATCGTCGCCCGCCAAGCCGCCGCCGATCTCTTCGGTCCAGGTAAACACGGCAGTACCTTCGGCGGCGGCCCCCTGGTCTGCGCCGCCGCCCGCGCCGTGTTACGGACCATGGAAGCCGAGGATATTCCGGCCCATGCCGCCGCCGTGGGGGAGCTCCTGCAAGGCCGGCTGCGCGAGCGTTTCCGCGGACACCCGGCGGTAGAGGAAGTGCGTGGCCTTGGTCTGATGGTGGGCGTCGTCCTGCGCCAGGAGCCAAAGGATTTCGTGCGCCGCGCCCTGGACGCCGGCGTCCTGCTCAATGTAACGGCCGGACGGGTGATCCGCCTGCTGCCGCCCCTCATCTTCGGGCCTGCCGAGATCGATCTGCTGGTCGATACCCTGGCCAAGCTCCTGCAGGAGGAAGCATGA